The following proteins come from a genomic window of Edaphobacter sp. 4G125:
- a CDS encoding S-methyl-5'-thioadenosine phosphorylase — MKKAEIGIIGGSGLYAMPGLTDVHEEKITTPFGDPSDAFILGELEGRKVAFLARHGRGHRLLPSELNFRANIYGMKMLGVERILSVSAVGSLKEEHKPTDFVMPDQFIDRTFARKSTFFGEGIVAHVAFGDPVCATVSSVFKKACDTVGVVGKSGGTYVCMEGPQFSTRAESNLYRSWGADVIGMTNLQEAKLAREAEICYATMAMVTDYDCWHEGHDDVTVDQIVAVMHQNATNAQKVVRAAVAALPQEKTCACGDALKYAILTDRKAIPAETKQRLDLLIGKYL; from the coding sequence TTGAAGAAGGCAGAGATTGGGATCATTGGCGGCAGCGGACTGTATGCGATGCCGGGACTTACGGATGTTCATGAAGAGAAGATAACGACGCCGTTCGGAGACCCATCAGACGCCTTTATTCTGGGAGAGTTGGAAGGGCGCAAGGTCGCATTTCTGGCGCGCCATGGACGGGGGCACCGCTTGCTTCCAAGCGAACTCAACTTCCGCGCCAATATTTATGGCATGAAGATGCTTGGTGTGGAGCGAATTCTTTCTGTCTCCGCGGTCGGCTCACTCAAGGAAGAGCATAAGCCGACCGACTTCGTGATGCCGGACCAGTTTATCGACCGCACTTTCGCGCGCAAGTCCACTTTCTTTGGTGAGGGGATTGTCGCGCACGTAGCTTTTGGTGATCCCGTCTGCGCAACCGTATCTTCTGTCTTCAAGAAGGCGTGCGATACCGTCGGAGTCGTTGGCAAGAGCGGAGGTACCTACGTGTGCATGGAAGGTCCGCAATTCTCTACTCGGGCAGAGTCGAACCTCTATCGTAGCTGGGGAGCTGACGTGATCGGCATGACGAACCTGCAGGAGGCCAAACTGGCTCGCGAGGCCGAGATTTGCTACGCGACGATGGCGATGGTTACGGATTACGACTGCTGGCACGAAGGCCATGATGATGTTACCGTCGATCAGATTGTAGCCGTCATGCACCAGAACGCGACCAATGCACAGAAGGTCGTTCGCGCTGCGGTCGCTGCCCTGCCGCAGGAAAAGACATGCGCTTGCGGCGACGCATTGAAGTACGCGATTCTTACCGATCGCAAGGCTATTCCTGCCGAGACCAAGCAGCGGTTGGATCTGCTGATCGGAAAGTATCTGTAA
- a CDS encoding PfkB family carbohydrate kinase produces MSILVVGSVAFDSIQTPSGSVENCLGGAATHFALAASYFTDVRVIGVVGKDFTPEHEAVLTRRGIDTRGIERADGLSFHWTGSYVNNLNEAQTLNTDLNVFQSFDPKIPEAYRDSEYLFLANIDPVLQARVRSQMPKVRLVCGDTMNYWIADHRANLEKVLRELDVLLINDGEVRMLAGDRNLVVAANKVLAMGPKTLVVKHGEYGATAFFGDRSFPGVRALHPFRAPALPLAEVVDPTGAGDSFAGGFYGYLASQPELTPCSFRTAMFYGGVMGSFAVERFGTERLQNLTREEIDQRFRLFKEISHLEYESA; encoded by the coding sequence ATGTCCATACTTGTTGTAGGTTCCGTAGCATTCGACAGCATTCAGACTCCGAGTGGCTCCGTGGAGAACTGTCTCGGCGGCGCGGCAACTCACTTTGCGCTTGCTGCCAGCTACTTTACGGATGTTCGTGTCATTGGAGTCGTGGGGAAGGACTTCACGCCCGAGCATGAAGCTGTTCTCACCCGTCGCGGAATTGATACTCGTGGAATCGAACGAGCCGATGGCCTCAGCTTCCACTGGACCGGTTCGTATGTGAATAACCTCAACGAAGCTCAGACGTTGAATACGGACCTGAATGTCTTCCAGAGCTTCGATCCGAAGATCCCCGAAGCCTATAGGGACAGCGAATATCTCTTCCTTGCGAACATCGACCCTGTCCTGCAGGCACGCGTCCGCAGCCAGATGCCAAAGGTTCGCCTGGTCTGCGGCGATACGATGAACTACTGGATTGCAGATCATCGGGCCAACCTGGAGAAGGTTCTTCGTGAGCTGGATGTCCTGTTGATCAATGATGGCGAAGTTCGTATGCTGGCCGGAGATCGCAATCTAGTCGTTGCTGCCAATAAAGTACTCGCGATGGGGCCGAAGACGCTTGTCGTCAAACATGGGGAGTACGGTGCGACCGCATTCTTCGGTGATCGTTCATTTCCCGGCGTCCGTGCGCTGCATCCTTTCCGTGCCCCGGCGCTTCCGTTGGCCGAGGTGGTCGATCCCACGGGAGCCGGCGACTCCTTCGCTGGAGGCTTTTACGGCTATCTCGCCTCCCAGCCGGAACTAACTCCGTGCAGCTTCCGCACGGCCATGTTCTACGGTGGCGTCATGGGATCGTTTGCTGTCGAGCGGTTTGGAACTGAGCGCCTACAGAACCTCACCCGAGAGGAGATCGACCAGCGATTCCGTCTCTTCAAGGAGATCTCGCATCTTGAGTATGAGAGCGCGTAG
- a CDS encoding ArnT family glycosyltransferase, which translates to MRARRRSPRNETGNQLEPLSFAVLPSKREEAMPFAIAAVAFAFIALIVCMGRDYLLLYGDAVAHLGIARRILDTRNPGLVQLGGVWLPMPHLLMLPFVQKMQWWQNGLAGAWPSLFCYVLSVAGIYRLARRMVPPQWATVATIFYALNPNLLYLSTTAMTEPLFLVIVIWATLLSMECSDAIRTARIVAVNWRLVALGLLIFAAVMTRYDGWIFGAAVWCVLTWKIFQSEKVRSRAMRGFAIFTILTIAGPIAWLAYNQHFFHDALDFMRGPYSALAIENRTSAAGSHHPGWHNPFWAAVLYLRTAQLDASVWETGFAVAAAAIAGVVIAVRRKLDLVSILLWIPLPFYIYSIAFGSIPIFIPPLQPHSYYNSRYGVEMLPAFAIFSCVFLAWLQQRCASWQPILARLMHPIALLLIAINTVFMMYWVPLVLKEAMVNSTTRIAFEQAVANELKTFPAGVPILMYNSDHIGALQRAGIPLKQTISETDYDSWKAALADPAKHAAYVVAMVGDPVSAAVEAHPKDLTELVVLCTTGQPCARFYRSTHF; encoded by the coding sequence ATGAGAGCGCGTAGACGCAGTCCACGAAACGAGACAGGCAACCAGCTGGAACCGCTGAGCTTTGCAGTGCTTCCTTCCAAGCGGGAAGAGGCGATGCCATTCGCTATTGCAGCAGTGGCATTTGCTTTTATCGCTCTGATCGTCTGCATGGGGCGCGACTATCTTCTGCTCTACGGCGATGCGGTGGCTCATCTTGGCATCGCCCGCCGGATTCTCGATACGCGTAACCCTGGGCTGGTCCAGCTTGGCGGAGTATGGCTTCCGATGCCGCATCTGCTGATGCTGCCCTTCGTTCAAAAGATGCAGTGGTGGCAGAACGGCCTGGCAGGCGCCTGGCCCTCGCTCTTTTGCTACGTGCTGAGCGTTGCAGGGATCTATCGCCTGGCCCGGCGGATGGTGCCGCCGCAATGGGCAACCGTCGCGACTATCTTCTACGCGCTGAATCCTAATCTGCTCTATCTGTCGACCACGGCGATGACAGAGCCCTTATTCCTAGTCATCGTCATATGGGCGACGCTGCTCTCGATGGAGTGTAGCGATGCGATCCGGACCGCACGTATCGTCGCGGTCAATTGGCGGCTTGTTGCTCTTGGACTGTTGATTTTCGCAGCTGTTATGACCCGCTATGACGGCTGGATCTTCGGTGCGGCCGTATGGTGCGTCCTTACCTGGAAGATCTTTCAGTCAGAGAAGGTTCGTTCTCGCGCGATGCGCGGCTTTGCGATATTTACGATTCTGACGATTGCGGGCCCCATCGCATGGCTGGCTTATAACCAGCATTTCTTCCACGATGCCCTGGACTTCATGCGCGGTCCTTACTCGGCGCTTGCGATCGAAAATCGGACCTCGGCGGCAGGATCGCATCATCCGGGCTGGCATAATCCGTTTTGGGCCGCCGTGCTGTATCTGCGTACGGCGCAGCTCGATGCCTCGGTGTGGGAAACGGGTTTTGCCGTCGCCGCTGCGGCGATTGCAGGTGTCGTGATTGCCGTCCGTCGCAAGCTGGACCTGGTTTCGATACTGCTCTGGATTCCGCTTCCTTTCTACATCTACTCCATCGCGTTCGGGTCGATTCCGATCTTTATCCCGCCTTTGCAGCCGCACTCCTATTACAACTCGCGCTATGGCGTGGAGATGTTGCCGGCCTTTGCGATCTTCTCCTGTGTGTTCCTAGCATGGTTGCAACAGCGCTGCGCGTCCTGGCAGCCGATTTTGGCCCGATTGATGCATCCCATCGCGCTGTTGCTGATCGCAATCAATACGGTCTTCATGATGTATTGGGTGCCGCTGGTCTTGAAGGAGGCGATGGTGAATTCGACTACGCGTATTGCCTTTGAACAGGCCGTCGCCAATGAGCTGAAGACATTTCCCGCAGGTGTCCCCATCCTGATGTACAACTCTGATCATATCGGGGCGTTGCAGCGTGCAGGAATTCCGTTGAAGCAGACGATCAGCGAGACGGATTACGACAGCTGGAAGGCTGCTCTGGCCGATCCCGCCAAGCACGCCGCTTATGTGGTGGCAATGGTGGGCGATCCTGTTTCTGCCGCAGTGGAAGCGCATCCCAAAGACCTGACTGAGCTAGTAGTCCTGTGTACAACGGGCCAGCCCTGTGCTCGTTTTTATCGCTCCACTCATTTCTGA
- a CDS encoding MgtC/SapB family protein, whose amino-acid sequence MLVPQFHFSQIDQELLSTGTVARLLTACFLGGAIGLEREWRHKAAGLRTNLLICLGSAFFTLLSAVLAGEGNPDKGRVAANVVQGIGFLGAGIILHNRDRVVGLTSAATVFAVASIGMASGAGLYLEAVLAAIITLFALSAVGYVESRAGWKHISMLYEVRGTNQRALYITVLSVLDRMGIRLNVVERESIDGFERMVFSVPASRRRHQDLIQELRQSASTDQVVVFRDSEEE is encoded by the coding sequence ATGCTTGTTCCTCAGTTTCATTTCAGTCAGATCGATCAGGAGTTATTGTCGACAGGAACCGTCGCCCGTCTACTGACGGCGTGTTTTCTGGGGGGTGCGATTGGGCTGGAGCGCGAGTGGCGTCATAAAGCAGCAGGGCTGCGGACGAATCTGCTGATATGTCTGGGATCTGCCTTCTTCACTCTGCTTTCTGCGGTTCTGGCTGGAGAAGGGAACCCCGACAAGGGCCGCGTAGCAGCAAATGTTGTCCAGGGGATTGGCTTCCTGGGTGCTGGCATCATTCTGCATAACCGTGACCGCGTCGTAGGATTGACTAGCGCGGCTACAGTCTTTGCAGTGGCTTCGATTGGCATGGCCAGCGGTGCGGGGCTCTATCTTGAAGCGGTGTTGGCAGCGATCATTACTCTGTTTGCACTATCGGCAGTCGGATATGTCGAATCGCGAGCTGGCTGGAAGCATATCTCGATGCTTTATGAGGTTCGTGGAACCAACCAGAGGGCCCTGTATATCACTGTGCTCAGTGTTTTGGATCGCATGGGAATTCGCCTGAATGTTGTGGAACGCGAAAGCATCGATGGGTTTGAAAGAATGGTGTTTTCCGTTCCTGCAAGTCGCCGCCGACACCAGGATCTGATTCAGGAGCTTCGTCAAAGCGCCTCGACCGATCAGGTTGTCGTCTTCCGCGATTCTGAGGAAGAATAA
- the dapF gene encoding diaminopimelate epimerase has product MIPFVKAHACGNDFLVLEEEVARRQHAALARKLCSRNTSVGADGIEFLERRPNGEFFLRLFNADGSEAELSGNGTRCVAAWLASSEGIDEIVLGTHGGPRHCRVVEDADPIYLIESEMGVPRVMERVIELPGVGKISGAMVNVGNPHFVIFVDSEDFGSHGLSWQTLGGQISVSPLFPHGTNVEFVKVLSSDEIAFRIFERGCGPTTSSGTGTCASSAAAMALRGVHRELKAVAEGGMQRTVWTAQEDVMRLTGPAEIICRGEVAAL; this is encoded by the coding sequence ATGATTCCTTTTGTAAAAGCACATGCATGCGGTAACGACTTCCTAGTTCTTGAAGAAGAGGTTGCCCGACGTCAGCACGCCGCGCTGGCACGAAAACTGTGTAGCAGAAACACCAGCGTCGGTGCCGACGGAATTGAGTTTCTTGAGCGAAGGCCGAACGGCGAGTTTTTCCTCCGCCTGTTCAACGCCGATGGCAGCGAGGCAGAGCTCTCCGGCAATGGAACCCGTTGCGTCGCCGCATGGTTAGCCAGCTCCGAAGGAATCGACGAAATTGTCCTTGGTACGCATGGGGGACCGCGGCACTGTCGCGTCGTCGAAGATGCTGATCCTATCTACCTGATCGAGAGTGAGATGGGAGTTCCGCGCGTGATGGAACGTGTGATTGAGCTTCCTGGCGTTGGAAAGATCTCGGGAGCGATGGTCAATGTGGGAAACCCACATTTTGTGATCTTTGTTGACTCTGAGGACTTCGGATCGCACGGACTGAGTTGGCAAACACTCGGAGGACAGATCAGTGTAAGCCCGTTATTTCCTCATGGAACGAATGTGGAATTCGTAAAGGTTCTCTCCTCGGACGAGATTGCGTTCCGCATCTTCGAGCGCGGATGCGGGCCGACAACCTCCTCCGGGACTGGCACCTGCGCCTCTTCCGCTGCGGCCATGGCTCTGCGCGGTGTCCATCGCGAGTTGAAGGCTGTGGCCGAGGGCGGCATGCAGCGGACAGTCTGGACCGCGCAGGAGGATGTGATGCGGCTGACCGGACCTGCCGAGATTATCTGTCGCGGCGAGGTGGCCGCGCTGTGA
- a CDS encoding S66 peptidase family protein — MNQARRSFTRPPALRPGATLAVVSPASTPKRDLVERGIAELESAGYRIKLGKYAFGGGPLYYAGTVEERVEDLHAAFADTSVDGIICTRGGWGSAELLPHLDARLIRANPKAFIGYSDHTSLEIWLQNEANLVTFYAPMVASDFAREGGVDLTSWRNTFEGVAEWSLGSVDGLRVLQPGVGDGNLLGGCISILTAGLGTAYASQLNGSVLFLEDIGTKPYQWDRMLLHLRYSGRLEDVQGIVFGDMEQCVPPEDQEQLERAIRHGLRGFVGPVAIGLRCGHVHGANRTLPLGVAVKLDLTEVGNPRLTFLESAVSR, encoded by the coding sequence GTGAACCAGGCGCGACGATCGTTTACCCGGCCGCCGGCCCTGCGCCCAGGCGCGACGCTGGCGGTGGTGTCTCCCGCGAGCACTCCAAAGCGTGATCTGGTTGAGCGCGGCATCGCAGAACTGGAGTCGGCAGGGTATCGCATTAAGCTCGGAAAGTATGCCTTCGGTGGTGGTCCGCTGTATTACGCCGGGACGGTAGAGGAGCGGGTAGAAGATCTGCACGCAGCGTTCGCCGATACGTCCGTCGATGGAATCATTTGCACCCGTGGCGGATGGGGATCGGCGGAGCTTCTGCCGCATCTGGATGCGCGGCTGATTCGTGCAAACCCGAAGGCGTTTATCGGATACAGCGATCACACTTCCCTGGAAATCTGGCTGCAAAACGAGGCCAACCTTGTCACCTTCTACGCCCCGATGGTCGCCTCGGACTTCGCGCGCGAGGGTGGGGTCGATCTCACAAGCTGGCGCAACACTTTTGAGGGAGTCGCCGAGTGGTCGCTTGGTTCTGTCGATGGTCTACGCGTTCTTCAACCAGGAGTCGGTGATGGAAACCTGCTCGGCGGATGCATCTCGATCCTTACCGCCGGTTTGGGAACGGCATATGCGTCGCAGCTGAACGGAAGCGTTCTTTTTCTTGAAGATATCGGGACCAAGCCCTATCAGTGGGACAGGATGCTGCTGCACCTTCGCTACTCGGGAAGGCTCGAGGATGTTCAGGGCATCGTCTTTGGAGACATGGAGCAGTGCGTTCCTCCTGAAGATCAGGAACAGCTGGAGCGTGCAATCCGGCACGGCCTGCGAGGATTCGTCGGCCCGGTCGCAATTGGTCTGCGATGCGGTCATGTGCATGGTGCGAACCGTACGCTTCCGCTTGGGGTTGCGGTCAAATTGGACCTTACCGAGGTTGGAAATCCGCGACTGACCTTTCTTGAGTCGGCGGTTTCAAGGTAG
- the mpl gene encoding UDP-N-acetylmuramate:L-alanyl-gamma-D-glutamyl-meso-diaminopimelate ligase — protein sequence MRKHIYLIGICGTAMASLAGMLKQQDHEVTGSDAAAYPPMSDLLRELGISVHEPYAERNLDRRPDLVIIGNAISRGNVELERVLDERIPFCSMASILHDEFLQGRESLVVAGTHGKTTTTSMLAWIYQIASVHDASLAPSFLIGGVAENFGTSFMVRPTKPFILEGDEYDTAFFDKGPKFLHYFPDAAILTHVEFDHADIYTDLEAVKTAFKRFVNLVPRRGRVVAFDGSENVTECVSKAFCKVERYGFQEGSHWRMTDLRHDGPLTQWTLWRGGERFAELSLPMAGEHNALNATAAAALASGQGVPVEAIVEALRTFHSVKRRLEVKAVAEGVTIIDDFAHHPTAIRETLRALRESHPGQRLIAVLEPRSNTLRRNVFEDALIESLALADRVVLAGVFKSENIPAAERLDPERVVHGLTERGIPATVYQDADAITAALAPEVRNGDIVAILSNGGFGGIYEKLPRAITEKAIASRMAERFA from the coding sequence ATGCGGAAACATATTTATTTAATTGGAATATGCGGCACCGCGATGGCGTCGCTGGCTGGAATGCTGAAGCAACAGGACCATGAAGTAACAGGATCGGACGCCGCGGCGTATCCTCCGATGAGCGATTTGCTACGCGAACTTGGCATTTCGGTGCACGAGCCCTACGCGGAGCGGAACCTCGACCGGCGGCCCGACCTGGTAATCATCGGCAACGCAATCTCGCGCGGCAACGTGGAGCTAGAGCGTGTGCTGGACGAGCGGATTCCGTTCTGCTCGATGGCATCGATCCTGCATGACGAGTTTCTGCAGGGACGCGAGTCACTGGTGGTCGCCGGGACGCACGGCAAGACCACGACGACCAGCATGCTGGCCTGGATCTATCAGATTGCCTCCGTTCACGATGCGAGTCTGGCACCGTCGTTTCTAATCGGTGGCGTGGCGGAGAACTTCGGCACCAGCTTTATGGTTCGTCCGACGAAGCCCTTCATCCTCGAAGGCGACGAGTATGACACGGCTTTCTTCGATAAAGGTCCGAAGTTTCTGCACTACTTTCCCGACGCAGCGATTCTGACGCACGTTGAGTTTGATCACGCCGATATCTACACCGATCTCGAGGCCGTGAAGACGGCGTTCAAGCGGTTCGTCAATCTGGTTCCGCGGCGTGGCCGCGTGGTGGCCTTCGATGGCAGCGAGAATGTTACCGAATGCGTGTCCAAGGCTTTCTGCAAAGTCGAGCGGTACGGCTTCCAGGAAGGCTCCCACTGGAGGATGACCGATCTGCGTCACGATGGGCCGCTGACACAATGGACCCTGTGGCGGGGCGGAGAACGGTTTGCCGAACTCTCACTGCCGATGGCGGGGGAGCACAACGCTCTGAATGCTACGGCGGCAGCGGCGCTGGCTTCCGGACAAGGAGTCCCGGTTGAAGCCATTGTCGAGGCTTTGAGGACCTTCCACAGCGTTAAGCGGAGGCTCGAAGTGAAGGCCGTCGCCGAAGGTGTGACGATCATCGACGACTTCGCGCATCATCCGACGGCGATCCGCGAGACGCTGCGAGCTCTCCGGGAGAGTCACCCAGGGCAGCGGCTCATTGCAGTTCTGGAGCCGCGATCGAATACATTGCGCAGAAATGTCTTCGAAGATGCCCTGATCGAAAGCCTGGCACTGGCAGACCGAGTTGTACTGGCCGGTGTCTTCAAGTCGGAGAACATCCCAGCGGCGGAGCGGCTCGACCCGGAACGGGTGGTCCACGGTTTGACCGAACGAGGGATTCCGGCGACGGTGTATCAGGATGCAGACGCAATTACGGCCGCACTTGCTCCCGAGGTGCGTAATGGAGACATCGTGGCAATCCTATCGAACGGAGGCTTCGGGGGGATCTACGAGAAGCTGCCGCGAGCGATTACAGAGAAGGCCATCGCCAGCCGTATGGCGGAGCGGTTTGCGTAA
- a CDS encoding PEP-CTERM sorting domain-containing protein, which translates to MRRSSQVSLLGAMFALFTVLAPAESIQIGSYQTGGPNLGNDNTAVAFLGSPSTTYALNPGSAWAPAGPNSVWVSNNPGSGPDGSYIAPAGIYSYATSFNALAGNTYSGSLWVLADDTAAIFFNGHLLESAGTLGSDAHCADGPPNCRTPTEIALPSSFFITGLNTLQFDLQQTVLSAGLDFYGSAVGSNGSSAVPEPGSLFLLGTGLIGSAGLLFRRFKLSL; encoded by the coding sequence ATGAGACGCTCATCGCAAGTCTCCCTTTTGGGGGCGATGTTTGCGCTGTTCACCGTCCTCGCTCCCGCTGAAAGTATCCAGATCGGCAGCTACCAGACCGGTGGCCCAAACCTCGGCAACGATAACACTGCAGTAGCCTTCCTCGGATCACCTTCCACAACCTATGCGCTTAATCCTGGCTCAGCTTGGGCGCCTGCAGGCCCCAACTCAGTCTGGGTCTCCAATAACCCCGGCTCAGGACCCGACGGGAGCTATATTGCACCCGCCGGCATCTACTCCTACGCCACAAGCTTCAATGCCTTGGCTGGCAATACCTATTCTGGCTCTCTCTGGGTGCTGGCCGATGACACCGCAGCAATCTTCTTTAACGGCCATCTCCTGGAATCTGCAGGGACATTGGGATCCGACGCTCACTGCGCGGACGGCCCTCCGAACTGCCGGACTCCGACGGAAATCGCTCTTCCATCCAGCTTCTTTATCACCGGACTCAACACGTTACAGTTTGATCTGCAACAGACCGTACTTTCTGCCGGACTCGATTTCTACGGATCCGCAGTCGGAAGTAACGGTTCATCAGCAGTCCCCGAACCCGGATCGTTATTCCTTCTTGGGACAGGTCTGATTGGATCGGCTGGCCTGCTATTCCGCAGATTTAAACTTTCTCTCTAA
- a CDS encoding lysophospholipid acyltransferase family protein, translating to MFSTLKLLFVYLTLGVPAGILGIPYSLLVGSVDRLYPIAMWIANAGVRAAGIQIEITGQENIPAGRPCIFMCNHVSNLDPPVVLPVLPGRSSVLLKKELMSIPILGRAMRMGQFVPVERGGKRDAAQASVAAAGKALENGLHILVFPEGTRSKNGRLSTFKKGPFFLAMETQAPVVPIAISGTETMMQKGSAAIKPGVARVQFLPVIEPKDFETREDLLRAVRAEIAEALPGEMKPVE from the coding sequence ATGTTTTCTACGTTAAAGCTTTTGTTTGTCTATCTAACTCTTGGGGTTCCAGCTGGAATTCTGGGAATTCCTTATTCGCTGCTGGTGGGTAGCGTCGACCGGCTGTATCCCATTGCGATGTGGATTGCGAATGCCGGAGTAAGGGCGGCAGGGATTCAGATCGAGATCACCGGTCAGGAGAATATACCGGCCGGGCGGCCGTGCATCTTTATGTGCAACCACGTCTCAAACCTCGACCCGCCGGTGGTGCTTCCGGTGCTGCCGGGTCGCAGCTCGGTGCTGTTAAAGAAGGAGTTGATGAGTATCCCGATCCTGGGGCGAGCGATGCGGATGGGGCAGTTTGTTCCGGTGGAACGCGGAGGAAAGCGCGATGCGGCGCAGGCCAGCGTGGCTGCCGCTGGAAAGGCCTTGGAGAACGGGCTTCATATTCTGGTATTCCCAGAGGGAACTCGTTCGAAGAATGGGCGACTCTCCACGTTCAAGAAGGGCCCGTTCTTCCTGGCGATGGAGACCCAGGCTCCAGTGGTGCCGATTGCGATTTCCGGTACGGAGACGATGATGCAAAAGGGAAGCGCTGCGATTAAACCAGGAGTGGCGCGGGTGCAGTTTTTGCCGGTGATTGAGCCGAAGGATTTTGAGACGCGCGAGGATTTGCTGCGTGCGGTTCGTGCGGAGATTGCGGAGGCTCTTCCGGGAGAGATGAAGCCGGTGGAGTGA
- a CDS encoding SPOR domain-containing protein, translating into MTVKTRYIEDDDIDTSSEREISLSPSTVLGIFFLLAIICAVFFGFGYSMGHRSATASIAAANASGDDTQLKATGNSKPSPSLSNQNLTPADAAAAAASDNSDSSQVASSAPVSAPVEETPAPTKPQPHLQRVVAKSTPAPPPAAPAVSPKTTPAPHPVAAAGPPALVQIAAVSHQEDADMLVSALKRKGYAVAVRREPQDKLFHIQLGPFPTRKDADAMRQRLAGDGYNAIVK; encoded by the coding sequence GTGACCGTGAAAACCCGCTATATCGAAGACGACGACATTGACACCTCCAGCGAACGTGAGATCTCTCTCAGCCCCTCGACTGTGCTGGGAATCTTCTTTCTGCTCGCCATCATCTGCGCCGTCTTCTTCGGCTTCGGCTACAGCATGGGCCACCGCTCAGCTACCGCTTCTATCGCCGCGGCAAATGCCAGCGGCGATGACACTCAGCTCAAAGCAACTGGGAACTCCAAACCCTCTCCCAGCCTGTCCAATCAGAATCTCACGCCAGCAGATGCAGCAGCCGCTGCTGCATCCGATAACTCCGATTCCTCTCAGGTGGCTTCTTCCGCTCCCGTTTCAGCTCCTGTTGAAGAAACTCCTGCGCCAACCAAGCCGCAGCCGCATCTTCAGCGCGTAGTCGCCAAATCGACGCCGGCGCCTCCACCGGCCGCTCCAGCCGTCAGCCCGAAGACGACTCCCGCGCCACATCCCGTCGCTGCCGCTGGCCCGCCAGCTCTCGTTCAGATCGCTGCGGTCTCCCACCAGGAAGACGCAGACATGCTTGTTAGCGCCCTCAAACGCAAAGGCTATGCTGTAGCCGTCCGCCGCGAGCCGCAGGACAAGCTCTTCCACATCCAACTCGGCCCCTTCCCCACTCGCAAAGATGCCGACGCTATGCGTCAGCGCCTCGCTGGCGATGGCTATAACGCCATCGTTAAATAA
- a CDS encoding slipin family protein, producing MIETPYLFLILIVVLYLISSIKILREYERAVVFRLGRVSEQAKGPGVILVFRPLDQIVRVSLRQEAMEVPPQDIITRDNVTLKVNAVITLRVIDPTKAVIEVANYIYQTSQFAQTTLRSVLGEVELDQLLAHRDQLNSRIQTIIDGHTAPFGVKVVSVEVKQVDLPETMLRAMAKQAEAERERRSKIIHAEGEFNAAQKLVDAASLLATQPMTLQLRYLQTLTEIGVEKNTTIVFPLPMELMTLLNKTVQAMDAARQPGTGTLPDQGSSSARPIE from the coding sequence GTGATCGAAACTCCGTATCTTTTTCTCATCCTTATCGTTGTCCTCTATCTCATCAGCTCAATCAAGATCCTCCGCGAGTACGAACGTGCCGTCGTCTTCCGCCTCGGCCGCGTCAGCGAACAGGCTAAAGGCCCTGGCGTCATCCTCGTCTTCCGTCCGCTCGATCAGATCGTCCGGGTCTCCCTCCGTCAGGAAGCGATGGAAGTCCCACCGCAGGACATCATCACCCGCGACAACGTCACCCTCAAGGTCAACGCCGTCATCACCCTTCGCGTCATCGATCCCACCAAGGCCGTCATCGAAGTTGCCAACTACATCTACCAGACCAGCCAGTTCGCCCAGACCACGCTTCGTTCCGTCCTCGGCGAGGTCGAGCTCGACCAGCTGCTCGCCCACAGGGATCAGCTCAATTCCCGCATCCAGACCATCATCGACGGACACACTGCTCCCTTCGGCGTCAAAGTCGTCTCCGTCGAAGTCAAACAGGTTGATCTGCCCGAGACCATGCTCCGCGCTATGGCCAAGCAGGCCGAAGCCGAGCGCGAACGACGCTCCAAGATCATCCATGCCGAAGGTGAATTCAACGCAGCCCAGAAGCTAGTCGACGCCGCTTCCCTCCTCGCCACACAGCCCATGACTCTGCAACTTCGCTATCTTCAGACCCTTACCGAGATAGGTGTCGAGAAGAATACGACCATCGTTTTTCCGCTTCCCATGGAGCTGATGACCCTGTTGAATAAAACAGTGCAGGCGATGGACGCCGCCAGGCAGCCTGGAACCGGCACTTTACCGGATCAAGGCTCTTCATCAGCCCGTCCCATCGAGTAA